A genomic segment from Cyprinus carpio isolate SPL01 chromosome A22, ASM1834038v1, whole genome shotgun sequence encodes:
- the LOC109046832 gene encoding zinc finger protein 239-like, protein MEDSEESEELSEAEEKHHLIKTSKESLSHSQTESKLLKRRAKKSFTCPQCGKRFAVKGSLTRHTRVHTGENLHTCDQCGKSFLSKGDLQVHMRIHTGEKPYSCDQCGMSFRHIQCLKLHMRVHSGEKPYTCDQCGKSFRYIQCLKLHMRDSYRGEKPHTCDQCGMSFRQKGSLNVHMKIHSGEKPFACDQCGRSFRKACTLKIHLRCHSGERPFTCDQCGKNFCRADSLMMHQKIHRQEKPYMCSLCGKSFSQSGTLKIHQKRHNSVKNHMCFDCGKTFVRDAELKLHQRMHSEEKPYKCSKCDKRFKWSEYLKLHERTHTGDKPYKCSYCDKRFRWSDYVKKHERIHTGEQPYHCIQCGKSFTHSSALLSHTKNTCLKSASDPAHLNATTCSHQT, encoded by the coding sequence ATGGAAGACAGTGAGGAAAGTGAAGAACTGAGTGAGGCAGAGGAGAAGCATCATCTTATCAAAACTAGTAAAGAATCTTTGAGTCACTCACAGACTGAAAGTAAGTTATTGAAAAGAAGAGCTAAAAAGTctttcacctgccctcagtgtgggAAGCGTTTCGCAGTAAAAGGAAGCCTGACGAGACACACGAGAGTCCACACGGGAGAGAATCTGCAcacgtgtgatcagtgcgggaagagtttttTGTCAAAAGGAGACCTTCAGGttcacatgagaatccacactggagagaagccgtactcgtgtgatcagtgcgggatGAGTTTCAGACACATACAGTGTCTTAAacttcacatgagagttcatagtggagagaagccgtacacgtgtgatcagtgtgggaagagtttcagatACATACAGTGTCTTAAACTTCACATGAGAGATTCATACCGTGGAGAAAAGccgcacacatgtgatcaatgtgggatGAGTTTCAGACAAAAAGGATCTCTTAATGTACACATGAAAATCCACTCCGGAGAGAAGCCGTTTgcgtgtgatcagtgtgggaggaGTTTCAGAAAGGCGTGTACTTTAAAAATACACCTGCGGTGTCATTCTGGAGAAAGACCTTTTACCTGTGATCAGTGCGGTAAAAACTTTTGCAGAGCAGATTCCCTAATGATGCACCAGAAAATACATAGACAGGAGAAGCCTTACATGTGTTctctgtgtggaaagagttttagtcAGTCGGgtactttaaaaatacatcagAAAAGACACAATAGTGTGAAGAATCATATGTGCTTTGATTGTGGGAAGACTTTTGTTAGAGATGCTGAACTGAAACTGCACCAGAGAATGCACAGTGAggaaaaaccttacaagtgttcgaaatgtgacaagagattcaaatGGTCAGAATATCTGAAATTACATGAGAGGACCCACACCGGAGacaaaccttacaagtgttcatactgtgacaagagattcagatGGTCAGATTATGTGAAaaaacatgagaggatccacactggagagcagCCGTATCACTGCATTcaatgcgggaagagtttcactcaCTCGTCTGCTTTACTCAGTCATACAAAAAACACATGTCTGAAATCAGCTTCAGATCCAGCACATTTAAATGCAACAACGTGTTCTCACCAAACATGA
- the LOC109051803 gene encoding striatin-interacting protein 1 homolog isoform X1, with protein sequence MEGVGLSANNKQKQNQMLPNKMRGEFTRNQRKDSEGLSEAPDLEFEYSDADNWAVELSELYSYTEGPEFLLNRKCFEEDFHTHMPDQKWTELDLVQHRAHAMRLLDGLDVIGRERRLKVARAILYMAQGTFGECSSEMEVQHWMRYNVFLLLDVGAFTALVELLNMEIDNSAACSSAVRKPAISLADSTDLRVLLNIMYLMVETIQCEEPTDSPEWRTIRETFKSELGSPLYNHEPVSVMLFGMVTKFCSGHAPHFPMKKVLLLLWKTILFTLGGFEQLQCSKVSKRAALGLPPLPEDSLCVVRSMRAASPPASASDLIEQQQRRARREHKALIKQDNLDAFNEKDPYKADDTREDEEENDDNDNSMEAEPFPMERDEVMPPPIPHPPTERVCFPKGLPWAPKVREKDIEHFLESSRSKFIGYTLGNDTDTVVGLPRPIHESIKTLKQHKYVSIAEVQIAKEEEYQKTPLSGGEEELELCAIELLYQGILPSLPQYMIALLKILLAAAPTSKAKTDSINILADVLPEEMPTTVLQSMKLGVDVNRHKEIIVKAISAILLLLLKHFKLNHVYQFEYMAQHLVFANCIPLILKFFNQNIMSYITAKNSISALDFPHCVVHELPELTAESLEAGDNNQFCWRNLFSCINLLRILNKLTKWKHSRTMMLVVFKSAPILKRALKVKQAMMQLYVLKLLKVQTKYLGRQWRKSNMKTMSAIYQKVRHRLNDDWAYGNADLDARPWDFQAEECALRASIERFNSRRYDKNQTNPEFLPVDNCLQSVLGQRIDLPEDFQMNYDLWLEREVFSKPISWEELLQ encoded by the exons ATGGAGGGTGTCGGTTTATCTGCtaacaacaaacagaaacaaaaccaaatgttGCCGAATAAAATGCGAGGCGAGTTCACCAGAAACCAGAGGAAAGACTCAGAG gGTTTATCAGAAGCTCCTGATCTGGAGTTTGAATATTCAGATGCTGATAATTGGGCTGTTGAGCTATCAG AGTTGTACAGTTACACAGAGGGACCAGAGTTTCTGCTCAACAGAAAGTGCTTCGAAGAAGATTTCCACACTCATA TGCCCGATCAGAAATGGACCGAACTGGATTTGGTTCAGCACAGAGCTCATGCCATGCGTCTGCTGGACGGACTGGACGTGATCGGCCGAGAGCGCCGCCTAAAAGTCGCCAGAGCCATCCTGTACATGGCTCAAG GCACGTTCGGCGAGTGTTCTTCAGAGATGGAGGTGCAGCACTGGATGAGGTATAACGTCTTCCTGCTGCTGGATGTGGGAGCGTTCACTGCACTGGTGGAGCTGCTCAACATGGAGATCGA TAACAGTGCTGCATGCAGCAGTGCGGTCAGGAAACCTGCCATTTCACTGGCTGACAGCACTGACCTCAG gGTGCTGCTGAACATCATGTATCTGATGGTGGAGACCATCCAGTGTGAAGAACCCACAGACAGTCCAGAGTGGAGAACCATCAGAGAAACCTTCAAGTCTGAGCTCG GTTCTCCTCTCTATAACCATGAGCCCGTCTCCGTCATGCTGTTTGGGATGGTCACCAAGTTCTGCAGCGGCCACGCGCCCCATTTCCCCATGAAGAAAGTCCTGCTGCTGCTGTGGAAGACCATCCTG TTCACTCTGGGAGGGTTCGAGCAGCTGCAGTGCAGTAAAGTCAGTAAACGGGCAGCACTGGGTCTCCCTCCGCTGCCCGAGGACAGCCTCTGTGTGGTGCGGAGCATGAGAGCCGCGTCCCCGCCGGCATCCGCCTCCGACCTCATCGAGCAACAACAGAGACGTGCCCGGAGAGAGCACAAG GCTCTGATAAAGCAAGACAATTTGGATGCATTTAACGAGAAGGACCCATATAAAGCCGATGACACCCGTGAGGATGAAGAGGAAAATGACGATAATGACAACTCTATGGAGGCGGAGCCTTTCCCAATGGAGCGTGATGAGGTCATGCCGCCACCCATACCGCATCCCCCCACTGAGAGGGTCTGCTTCCCCAAGGGTCTACCGTGGGCTCCGAAAGTCAG GGAAAAGGATATTGAGCACTTCCTGGAGTCCAGCAGGAGTAAATTCATCGGCTACACGCTGGGAAA TGACACGGATACTGTAGTGGGTTTGCCCAGACCCATACATGAAAGCATCAAAACTCTCAAACAG CACAAGTATGTGTCCATCGCTGAGGTCCAGATCGCTAAAGAAGAGGAGTATCAGAAGACCCCTCTCTCCGGC ggTGAGGAAGAGCTGGAGTTGTGTGCCATAGAGCTCTTATACCAGGGTATTTTACCCAGTTTACCACAGTATATG atTGCTCTGCTGAAGATCCTGTTGGCTGCTGCTCCCACATCCAAAGCCAAGACCGACTCCATCAACATCCTGGCGGACGTGCTGCCCGAGGAAATGCC CACTACGGTTCTTCAGAGTATGAAGTTGGGCGTAGATGTGAATCGTCATAAAGAAATCATTGTCAAAGCCATTTCagccatactgctgctgctgctgaaacatTTCAAACTCAACCACGTCTATCAG TTTGAGTACATGGCGCAGCATCTGGTGTTTGCCAACTGCATCCCGCTGATCCTGAAGTTCTTCAACCAGAACATCATGTCCTACATCACTGCTAAAAACAG TATCTCAGCTCTTGATTTCCCACACTGCGTCGTTCATGAGCTTCCAGAGCTTACCGCTGAGAGTctg GAAGCTGGTGATAACAATCAGTTCTGCTGGAGGAACTTGTTCTCCTGTATTAATCTGTTGCGTATCCTCAATAAACTCACCAAATGGAAGCACTCCAGGACCATG ATGTTGGTGGTGTTCAAATCAGCGCCGATCCTGAAGAGGGCGCTGAAGGTCAAGCAGGCCATGATGCAACTCTATGTGCTCAAACTGCTTAAAGTCCAGACAAAGTATCTAGGAAGGCAATGGAGGAAGAGCAACATGAAAACCATGTCGGCGATATACCAGAAAGTGCGCCATCGCCTCAACGATGACTGGGCGTACGGAAACG CAGACCTGGACGCTCGCCCGTGGGATTTCCAGGCGGAAGAGTGCGCCCTACGTGCCAGCATCGAACGGTTCAACAGCCGACGCTACGATAAGAACCAGACCAACCCCGAATTCCTCCCGGTGGACAACTGTCTGCAAAGCGTGCTGGGACAGCGGATCGACCTTCCCGAAGACTTCCAAATGAACTATGACCTTTGGCTGGAGCGGGAGGTCTTTTCCAAACCCATTTCCTGGGAAGAACTCCTGCAGTGA
- the LOC109051803 gene encoding striatin-interacting protein 1 homolog isoform X2 yields the protein MEGVGLSANNKQKQNQMLPNKMRGEFTRNQRKDSEGLSEAPDLEFEYSDADNWAVELSELYSYTEGPEFLLNRKCFEEDFHTHMPDQKWTELDLVQHRAHAMRLLDGLDVIGRERRLKVARAILYMAQGTFGECSSEMEVQHWMRYNVFLLLDVGAFTALVELLNMEIDNSAACSSAVRKPAISLADSTDLRVLLNIMYLMVETIQCEEPTDSPEWRTIRETFKSELGSPLYNHEPVSVMLFGMVTKFCSGHAPHFPMKKVLLLLWKTILFTLGGFEQLQCSKVSKRAALGLPPLPEDSLCVVRSMRAASPPASASDLIEQQQRRARREHKALIKQDNLDAFNEKDPYKADDTREDEEENDDNDNSMEAEPFPMERDEVMPPPIPHPPTERVCFPKGLPWAPKVREKDIEHFLESSRSKFIGYTLGNDTDTVVGLPRPIHESIKTLKQHKYVSIAEVQIAKEEEYQKTPLSGGEEELELCAIELLYQGILPSLPQYMIALLKILLAAAPTSKAKTDSINILADVLPEEMPTTVLQSMKLGVDVNRHKEIIVKAISAILLLLLKHFKLNHVYQFEYMAQHLVFANCIPLILKFFNQNIMSYITAKNSISALDFPHCVVHELPELTAESLEAGDNNQFCWRNLFSCINLLRILNKLTKWKHSRTMMLVVFKSAPILKRALKVKQAMMQLYVLKLLKVQTKYLGRQWRKSNMKTMSAIYQKVRHRLNDDWAYGNDLDARPWDFQAEECALRASIERFNSRRYDKNQTNPEFLPVDNCLQSVLGQRIDLPEDFQMNYDLWLEREVFSKPISWEELLQ from the exons ATGGAGGGTGTCGGTTTATCTGCtaacaacaaacagaaacaaaaccaaatgttGCCGAATAAAATGCGAGGCGAGTTCACCAGAAACCAGAGGAAAGACTCAGAG gGTTTATCAGAAGCTCCTGATCTGGAGTTTGAATATTCAGATGCTGATAATTGGGCTGTTGAGCTATCAG AGTTGTACAGTTACACAGAGGGACCAGAGTTTCTGCTCAACAGAAAGTGCTTCGAAGAAGATTTCCACACTCATA TGCCCGATCAGAAATGGACCGAACTGGATTTGGTTCAGCACAGAGCTCATGCCATGCGTCTGCTGGACGGACTGGACGTGATCGGCCGAGAGCGCCGCCTAAAAGTCGCCAGAGCCATCCTGTACATGGCTCAAG GCACGTTCGGCGAGTGTTCTTCAGAGATGGAGGTGCAGCACTGGATGAGGTATAACGTCTTCCTGCTGCTGGATGTGGGAGCGTTCACTGCACTGGTGGAGCTGCTCAACATGGAGATCGA TAACAGTGCTGCATGCAGCAGTGCGGTCAGGAAACCTGCCATTTCACTGGCTGACAGCACTGACCTCAG gGTGCTGCTGAACATCATGTATCTGATGGTGGAGACCATCCAGTGTGAAGAACCCACAGACAGTCCAGAGTGGAGAACCATCAGAGAAACCTTCAAGTCTGAGCTCG GTTCTCCTCTCTATAACCATGAGCCCGTCTCCGTCATGCTGTTTGGGATGGTCACCAAGTTCTGCAGCGGCCACGCGCCCCATTTCCCCATGAAGAAAGTCCTGCTGCTGCTGTGGAAGACCATCCTG TTCACTCTGGGAGGGTTCGAGCAGCTGCAGTGCAGTAAAGTCAGTAAACGGGCAGCACTGGGTCTCCCTCCGCTGCCCGAGGACAGCCTCTGTGTGGTGCGGAGCATGAGAGCCGCGTCCCCGCCGGCATCCGCCTCCGACCTCATCGAGCAACAACAGAGACGTGCCCGGAGAGAGCACAAG GCTCTGATAAAGCAAGACAATTTGGATGCATTTAACGAGAAGGACCCATATAAAGCCGATGACACCCGTGAGGATGAAGAGGAAAATGACGATAATGACAACTCTATGGAGGCGGAGCCTTTCCCAATGGAGCGTGATGAGGTCATGCCGCCACCCATACCGCATCCCCCCACTGAGAGGGTCTGCTTCCCCAAGGGTCTACCGTGGGCTCCGAAAGTCAG GGAAAAGGATATTGAGCACTTCCTGGAGTCCAGCAGGAGTAAATTCATCGGCTACACGCTGGGAAA TGACACGGATACTGTAGTGGGTTTGCCCAGACCCATACATGAAAGCATCAAAACTCTCAAACAG CACAAGTATGTGTCCATCGCTGAGGTCCAGATCGCTAAAGAAGAGGAGTATCAGAAGACCCCTCTCTCCGGC ggTGAGGAAGAGCTGGAGTTGTGTGCCATAGAGCTCTTATACCAGGGTATTTTACCCAGTTTACCACAGTATATG atTGCTCTGCTGAAGATCCTGTTGGCTGCTGCTCCCACATCCAAAGCCAAGACCGACTCCATCAACATCCTGGCGGACGTGCTGCCCGAGGAAATGCC CACTACGGTTCTTCAGAGTATGAAGTTGGGCGTAGATGTGAATCGTCATAAAGAAATCATTGTCAAAGCCATTTCagccatactgctgctgctgctgaaacatTTCAAACTCAACCACGTCTATCAG TTTGAGTACATGGCGCAGCATCTGGTGTTTGCCAACTGCATCCCGCTGATCCTGAAGTTCTTCAACCAGAACATCATGTCCTACATCACTGCTAAAAACAG TATCTCAGCTCTTGATTTCCCACACTGCGTCGTTCATGAGCTTCCAGAGCTTACCGCTGAGAGTctg GAAGCTGGTGATAACAATCAGTTCTGCTGGAGGAACTTGTTCTCCTGTATTAATCTGTTGCGTATCCTCAATAAACTCACCAAATGGAAGCACTCCAGGACCATG ATGTTGGTGGTGTTCAAATCAGCGCCGATCCTGAAGAGGGCGCTGAAGGTCAAGCAGGCCATGATGCAACTCTATGTGCTCAAACTGCTTAAAGTCCAGACAAAGTATCTAGGAAGGCAATGGAGGAAGAGCAACATGAAAACCATGTCGGCGATATACCAGAAAGTGCGCCATCGCCTCAACGATGACTGGGCGTACGGAAACG ACCTGGACGCTCGCCCGTGGGATTTCCAGGCGGAAGAGTGCGCCCTACGTGCCAGCATCGAACGGTTCAACAGCCGACGCTACGATAAGAACCAGACCAACCCCGAATTCCTCCCGGTGGACAACTGTCTGCAAAGCGTGCTGGGACAGCGGATCGACCTTCCCGAAGACTTCCAAATGAACTATGACCTTTGGCTGGAGCGGGAGGTCTTTTCCAAACCCATTTCCTGGGAAGAACTCCTGCAGTGA
- the LOC109046400 gene encoding zinc finger protein 721-like, whose protein sequence is MTDPEPCGIKQEDTEQQIDLIEENEEIEELNEEGENRDVKIEETSCRDNVCFTWPQCGKSLSCKQNLDIRIKCHLEGKLYTCDQCEKTFTIKGNLTKHMNIHTGEKPYTCGQCGKSFRLNVILKKHMNIHTGEKPYTCSQCGRSFRLKATLKQHVKIHTGEKPYSCGQCGKSFRLKATLNEHTRIHSGEKPYTCDQCGKSFTQKGYLDAHLKTHTGEKPYTCNQCGKSFTQKGALNAHMRIHTGEKPHTCNQCGKSFRLKQPLNEHMRIHTGEKPYTCNQCGKSFRKLSGFKKHLRTHSRERLDNQSSKTFFRADILKDHRKVHTKQKPYVCYLCGKSFSQMVALKIHQKRHSGVKDHACSECGKTFFTYGALKVHKTVHTTETPYKCLHCDKRFKRSTYLQIHERIHTGEKPYACDQCGKSFRLKEMLNQHMNIHNGEKPHTCDHCGKNFTQKGNLNKHMKIHTGEKLHTCDQCGKGFLEKGNLKEHMNIHTGEKPHTCDQCGRSFTHKGNLIKHMKSHTGEKPHTCDQCGRSFAEKATLNEHMRIHTGEKPYTCDQCGRSFTQRGTLYEHIKTHSGEKPFICDQCGKSFKRKEGLSDHMKIHSGEKPYTCDQCGRSFTRRGTLYQHKKTHSGVKSYACEQCGKSFKNSSFFNVHLCTHSRDRQYNSDQCSKRNSRADFLKDHLKVHTKGKPYVCYLCGKSFSQKVALKIHQKRHSGVKDYACSECGKAFFTDGDLKLHKTVHTTETPYKCSHCDKRFKRSIYMKIHERIHTGEKPHGCDHCGKSFRLKGTLNDHVKIHTGEKPHTCDQCGKSFAQKGNLNKHMKIHSGEKPYSCDQCGKSFRISSAFKVHLRTHSRKRRCNCDHCGKHFFRASALKKHLKIHTMEKPHVCSLCGKSFSEFAALKYHQKRHSSVKDHVCSECGKTFFTYGALKVHKTVHTTETPYKCSHCDKRFKRSTHLQVHERIHIGEKPYHCHSCGMRFTQLSSLICHKLHVCMSEITVSSSSSDPVLPGVIDAR, encoded by the exons ATGACTGATCCAGAACCCTGCGGAATAAAACAGGAGGATACCGAACAACAAATAG accTGATAGAAGAGAACGAGGAGATTGAAGAACTGAATGAAGAAGGGGAGAACCGTGATGTCAAAATTGAAGAAACATCCTGCAGAGACAATGTGTGTTTCACTTGgcctcaatgtggaaagagtctGTCATGCAAGCAAAATCTTGATATTCGCATAAAATGTCATCTTGAAGGGAAgctgtacacatgtgatcagtgtgaaaagactttCACAATAAAAGGAAACCTTACGAAACACATGAATATCCACACTGGGGAGAAGCCATACACATGTGGTCAATGTGGGAAGAGCTTCAGACTAAACGTAATccttaaaaaacacatgaatatCCACACTGGGGAGAAGCCGTACACATGTAGTCAATGTGGAAGGAGCTTCAGATTAAAAGCAACCCTTAAACAGCACGTGAAAatccatactggagagaaaccgtactcATGCGGTCAATGTGGGAAGAGCTTCAGACTAAAAGCTACCCTTAATGAACACACGAGGATCCACTctggagagaagccgtacacatgtgatcagtgtgggaagagtttcacacaaaaaggaTACCTTGATGCACACCTAAAaacccacactggagagaagccgtacacGTGtaatcagtgtgggaagagtttcacacaaaaaggTGCCCTTAATgcacacatgaggatccacactggagagaagccgcaTACATGcaatcagtgtggaaagagtttcagacttAAGCAACCCCTTAATgaacacatgaggatccacactggagagaagccgtacacatgtaatcagtgtggaaagagtttcagaaaaTTAAGTGGTTTTAAAAAACATCTCCGTACTCATTCTAGAGAAAGACTAGATAACCaaagcagtaaaacattttttagggCAGATATCCTGAAGGACCACCGTAAAGTTCATACTAAGCAGAAGCCTTACGTATGTTAtttatgtggaaagagttttagtcAGATGGTAGCATTAAAGATACACCAGAAAAGACACAGCGGTGTGAAGGATCATGCTTGCTCTGAGTGTGGGAAGACTTTTTTTACATATGGTGCACTGAAAGTGCACAAGACCGTTCACACTACAGAAACGCCTTACAAGTGtttacactgtgacaagagattcaaacGGTCAACATATCTGCAaatacatgagaggatccacactggagagaagccgtatgcatgtgatcaatgtgggaagagCTTCAGACTAAAAGAAATGCTTAATCAACACATGAATATCCACAATGGAGAGAAGCCGCACACCTGTGATCACTGTGGGAAGaatttcacacaaaaaggaaatcttaataaacacatgaaaatccacactggagagaagctacacacatgtgatcagtgtgggaagggTTTCTTagaaaaaggaaaccttaaagaACACATGAatatccacactggagagaagccacacacatgtgatcagtgtggcaGGAGTTTCACACATAAAGGAAACCTTATCAAACACATGAAAAGCCACACTGGGGAGaagccacacacatgtgatcagtgtgggaggaGTTTTGCAGAAAAGGCAACCCTTAATgaacacatgaggatccacactggagagaagccatacacatgtgatcagtgtggaaggagtttcacACAAAGAGGAACCCTTTATGAACACATAAAAACCCACAGTGGAGAGAAGCCATTTatctgtgatcagtgtgggaagagtttcaaacGAAAAGAAGGCCTTAGTgatcacatgaaaatccacagTGGAGAAAAGCCGTACACGTGTGATCAATGTGGGAGGAGTTTCACACGAAGAGGAACCCTTTATCAACACAAGAAAACCCACAGTGGAGTGAAGTCCTACGCATGTGAACAATGTGGCAAGAGTTTCAAGAATTCAAGCTTTTTTAATGTACATCTGTGTACTCATTCTAGAGATAGACAATATAACTCTGACCAATGCAGTAAAAGAAATTCCAGGGCAGATTTCCTGAAGGACCACCTGAAAGTTCATACAAAGGGGAAGCCTTATGTATGTTAtttatgtggaaagagttttagtcAGAAGGTTGCATTAAAAATACACCAGAAAAGACACAGTGGTGTGAAGGATTATGCTTGCTCTGAGTGTGGGAaggctttttttacagatggTGACCTGAAACTGCACAAGACCGTTCACACTACAGAAacaccttacaagtgttcacactgtgacaagagattcaaacggtcaatatatatgaaaatacatgagaggatccacactggagagaagccacatGGATGTGATCATTGTGGGAAGAGCTTCAGACTGAAAGGAACCCTTAACGATCAcgtgaaaatccacactggagaaaagccgcacacatgtgatcagtgtgggaagagttttgcacaaaaaggaaatcttaacaaacacatgaaaatccacagtGGAGAAAAGCCGTACTCATgcgatcagtgtgggaagagttttagaATATCAAGTGCTTTTAAAGTTCATCTGCGTACTCATTCTAGAAAAAGACGATGTAACTGTGACCATTGtggtaaacatttttttagagCAAGTGCCCTGAAGAAGCACCTGAAAATTCATACAATGGAAAAGCCTCATGtgtgttctttgtgtggaaagagttttagtgAGTTTGCTGCTTTAAAATATCACCAGAAAAGACACAGCAGTGTGAAGGATCATGTTTGCTCTGAGTGTGGGAAGACTTTTTTTACATATGGTGCACTGAAAGTGCACAAGACCGTTCACACTACAGAAacaccttacaagtgttcacactgtgacaagagattcaaacGGTCAACACATCTACAAgtacatgagaggatccacattGGAGAGAAGCCGTATCACTGCCATTCATGTGGGATGAGATTCACTCAATTATCTTCTCTAATCTGTCATAAATTACATGTCTGCATGTCTGAAATTACAGTAAGTAGTTCAAGTTCTGATCCTGTCCTTCCAGGTGTGATAGATGCTAGGTAG